Below is a genomic region from Lampris incognitus isolate fLamInc1 chromosome 2, fLamInc1.hap2, whole genome shotgun sequence.
GCTGGTGAGCCCCTTGACTACTGTTGTTGCCTTTTCTCTGGCATGAGGACGCGGCAGCCCCCCGTACGGGCCACAACTGTTGCAAAACTCTTCCACTACTGGGGTGTTATGGCACAAGACATGAGACTATGATGGTAGCCACGGGGCTCAATAGCCATTTAATTTAAAAACACATGTTTAAAAACAACAGAGATTAACACAATATTAAATCATCAAGATGTGTGCAGAATATCACTATAAGAGAGCTGCTACAGCTCTGCATCTCGCGCTCTATCCCTCTCCCTGGTGTCCTTGTGTGGGTACCTGCTATGAGCCATTTAGCTGGGTTCCCATGCATCTTGGAAAACTTTGAAATTTATGGACAAGTTTTATAGTCATGGAAATCACCTGGAAAATGATGTAACTGATCAAATGTCCTGTAAATATTATTGACATCCTGgcagcctgaccagggtgtctccccgcctgccgcccaatgactgctggggtaggctccaacatctccgcaaccctgagaggagcatacgtggtttggataatggatggatggatggaaatttgtAGTTAGATTATAAAACTGTATCTTTACCCACTGAGATGGCATATTTTCAGCATAATTTTTAGCTGAGCTCACATATTTTATCCATATTTTAGCTGCTAAGATTGCACATCAGTGATTGAAGTTTAATAAGATTTAgaatgggtctgtttgatttaggtatGCAAAGAAATAGCCTTGACAGTACTATTGATGATTGTTAGTGCTggtctatcagtttgtctgttagTGCTGCTAGGCGTGCTGGGACACCTAAATGAAATGGACCCATTATTCCTTTTATGAGCTGCAGCTGtggttatcctgctatgcttacatcacagagtaccatgaCCAGCCTGGCATGCGTTTAACCTTTAGATGATTTTTAATCTGTGGGTGTCAGCAAACTTGCTAAAATGGTTTAAGGCACTGAACCCCAGTAAGCGGCCTACGGGCGAGGTCTGGCCCACGAGAGACAAATGTTTGGCCCACaccgacccattggcactaacacaGCTGTcgtaacatgtgaaataaagtgtgtgctgctctactttattttggcctcaccccacaccgtacacttgacctatgccataGAGCGCGTAGACGTAAGGCGTACTACTCGCTCTCtgcggtccttgactagacagagccactcaccagctgagtcacagataatcaataattGTCCTAAAACAAGAACTTGGCCTGCGCAAAAAAGTGGAAAGTTGATtaggaaaaccgtcagttcatatctgactggactgatcagtatGTTTTATTTTACGGGACCACAGCAATGTcaaaccgacatgcttgatatgcatgcagaccgcagctgtctgcacagcagataatctcaagcagcacttcgacactatgcatgctgccagttttaatgccaactaccctacaaaatcagatcactgcAAACAAGTACTCCATTTCTacaatctgtaaatcaacatcggcacaaaagTGCACCAGCTGCctcattgcatgtttcatggagccttgctaaagctaagaagccattcattGATGCTGAGTTGAGTAAAACATGTGCAAATGATATGGTTGatgaagttttaagtcatgaaaAGAAACAAGAAGACGGTTgcggagctattaaagcaggtgccattgttaGCTAACACGGCatcaagaagagtagaacttttagtgGAGGAGTGTTTTTTCAATCTGctcaccgatttgaagaaagcGGAAGCCATAttactagccatagactcgtccaGTGACCGAACCGATATGGAGCAGCTATCTGTGTTCCCAAtattttttgatgggaagacctttcaggaagagctgctttgtttgcttcctctgcctgggtggtgcacaactggggaaagcatctttaatgaattaacacagttctttgagaagagtggcttggatgtgagcagaATTGTGTCTGTTGTCACTGATGGGGCTccatcaatggtgggacaacacacgggcttggtaagcaggcttgccgctGTCAACTCAGCGCTCTTACCATTTATCATTGACCAATTAGTAAAGATCACTAAACtttggggaaatgaaagaggcaaTGGATACTGTGATGAGACTGGTACATTTCATTtgcaaggggcgtctgggtggcgtagcggtctattccgttgtttgccaacatgggaatcgccggtttgtatccccgtgttacctccggcttggttggccgtccctacagacacaggtagctgtgtctgcgggtgggaagccaggtgtgggaatatgtcctggccactgcactagcgcctcctctggtcagttggggcgcttgtttggggaggtgaggggaatagtgtgaacaGCTAGAAAGTTCTATATAGAATGCAGTCCATTTAAATGTACAGTAACAGGGGAAGCCTTGGATTTGAATTGTTTCTGACAGGAAGAGGAGTGATGACAGGTTTGGAAGGCGATGCGCTGTAAGTGTCCGTGGGGGACTATCTTTTCTGTTGTCCATTGTCATAGCAGTCTCTCCCACTTGTAGATCTTGGTACTGAACACAGACACTCAGGAGCTGGTAGCCTCCTTCAGAGTGACAACTGGCACCAGCAATACCACTGCTATCAAGTCTATTGAGTTTGCACGGAAGGGCAGGTGAGTAAAAtaaactgaaaaagaaaaaatagtgttttttttttgctgttcagaTCATGAGTGACTGAATACTCTGTCAAGTGTTCAGTTAGGTCTTGGTaccaaacatgttttttttttttatcccagaAGGACAAATAATACAATGTCTCATCAAGGTTATGCACTTATATGTCATGTTGCAGGTCAGAATGGAGTTTAAGATAGAACACCTCTTTGCTCTGTGCAACATACAGAAATCAGTAAATACTATTGTTAAATGTGTAAATAGGGTAAATGTATCAAAACATTTCAGAATAGCTTTTTGACAGCAGCATCTTTCCCCTGCTGTGTTATTTAAGGGCAAGTCCTTTCTTCTGTGCCCCTTTTCTTACTCCTTGTCTTCCTCTCCACCCTTCTCTGCCTTTGATTCAGTTGCTTTCTGATAAACACAGCAGACAGAATCATCAGAGTGTATGACGGCAGGGAAATTCTCACCTGCGGGAAGGAAGGCGAGCCTGAGCCGATGCAGAAACTTCAAGACCTGGTCAACAGGTAGCGTTATACATTAAAAACACCTGTCTATGCAAAATGCAGAAAGCAGTACTTTTACTTTTAATTTGTTATCTTAACTCCCATCTTTCATTCTGCTTCCCCTCTTGTTTCGACCCCTTCCCATTTGAGTGTTCAGGACCCCATGGAAGCGCTGCTGTTTTTCCGGAGATGGGGAGTACATTGTGGCTGGTTCAGCCAGACAGCATGCCCTCTACATCTGGGAGAAGAGCATCGGCAACCTGGTCAAAATTCTGCACGGGACCAGAGGAGAGTTGTTGCTTGATGTTGCTGTAAGAAGTTCAGATCCTTGTTCTGTTATGTTCTTGTTCTTTGTTTCATCTTCCCTTTATTAATATCACTTTCTCATAAAGTTAGGTGAGATATTTAAAGATGTAATCTGTGATTTTATATTAAAAATGCCATACTCGATACTTTTCCCCACTGGCATTTGTGTAATAACAACGATTTAATGTATTTGCGTTGTGTTATTGCTATAGAAATCATATTGAAGCCTAGATGCACAGCTGTTTCCTGTGGGCATGTATTGAAGccaattttttgttttgttttttggatcagTCAAAGATGGCAGTTTGTAATTTCATGGAAACATCGGTAGGGTTCTGGGAGAAAATTTGATACTGCTGGAGTAAATATGGGACTTGAAGCTCCGCTGTGTGAATCATACTGCTTGTCAGGAGTCCTCAATGGCTGATTGCTAGTTCCTCAAGCAATCACATCACCAGTTGCTTGTGTTTTTGTATTGTAAGTACACCTTTGATAAAGACTCGGATTAAGTAGTAATAAATGGTTCGTTCATCTTGTTTGAGCAGCAGATGAAGTTATTTTAACACTAGATGCTAACGCTAATGCTATCACAAATCACTAGTGACCCTAACACTTAGGCTTGATTCAAAAGTGCTGCACTGTCAGTTTCAAGCAGCCTGTGCTGTTTCACGTACTGTTTAAGATGCTGATCAATGATAAACTCTAAGCGGAGAAACAGGTAGACAATTGTGCTCAATTTAtaagttgtgatattgggctatacaaataaaattggcttggctCATTCAATAATGTTAGCGAAACAGACCTACACATGTAGATTTGGGATACTTTTGTCATGAAATTCACTCTTGACGCTGTTCCTTCGTGTGAGGTATGATAGttaatatggattttttttttttagaatttagggtggttagcgcagtcgcctcacagcaagaaggtcctgggttcgagccccagggtaatccaacTTTGggagttgtcccgggtcgtcctctgtgtggagtttgcatgttctccccgtgtctgtgaccTAGAGACATTCATTTATATACTAACCTCCTTATTATATCGTTGTAATTCCCTGCATGACAGGGTTAGGCACAGAAGGAATTACTCTCTGCCCCTCCTGAAGCTAGTGCTGAATACAGAATGTAAATGTGATTCGCCAGATGCATCTGTTGGTTCATATAACTTGGTTTATATGGAACTGTTTTATTACTTCTAATTGCTGTaattctatttcttttttttgttctgttattCATTGATTCTATTCAGCATTTTGCCAAATACCTGGGGTTTTTAAAATGTTCCTAAAATACATGTTGATGTTGATCATTCGTTGGGAAGTATGGTCTTCTGTGTTAGCTGTTCGTAATGCCTCCAGCATTACCAACAGCTAACACAGAAGACCATTGTTCCAACACTCAATGAAGCTGTTCTTGCATCTTACGGTGGCACCGCTTCCCAGTAGGTCtctcaatgttattgtttccttaattccgcaAACATTTTCTAACCTGATTTACTATTTTGTCTTTTTCCAGTGGCATCCTGTACGCCCGATTATTGCCTCCATCTCAAGTGGAGTGGTTTCGATCTGGGCCCAGAATCAAGTGGTGAGTAGACCATAGTACAAAGGGGTAAATAATGATCCATGCCAGTGAAAAACAAGATTTTCCAGCtatctgttttttttaaatttttttttatggaAGCTAATAATGGACAAATTTTAAATGAAAACGCTATTATTACAATTTGATTTTCAAGTTATACATGCATTATTTGTGAAAATATGTGAATACAGGTGTAATTATTAAAGGTAGGATTTGTGGGCtgcagtttgtaaacacaacattcaaagttggcccctcctccttgGCTCAACGATACCAGAAGCACACACCCCCTGACCGCAGCTGCCAGAACACATCCTTGTGTACAGGCCAAGTTCGCATGCTGGTGAACACTGaaagagaggatggggatgaagccaaccccagattcactctcattttggaacgagctttgtccgcttggcgtttcacctcgctatatttgcatctttttgGCACTGTGTCCatcattgtcgtagcttcctcttggatgcgtgatTTATGATCTTGATCTGGCACCTGTTCActatgtttttatagagtccctcTGCCAGAGGTTAGTGCCCAGAAACGTCCCATACACAGCCAAATAAGAAAATGTAGGCAGAggtcagggtctctgcagatacagacacatgTCTAGTGGCTCAtaagtgatgactgagagggattatttttgcatGAGTCTGTATATtggtttttaggaaaatcctactgttCCACCTTTAAGGTCATGAATCAAATTTTAACTCCGTAATCTTATTGCCCTTGCATTTTCATGTTTGCCCTTTTTATTGGTTGGCTAAATTCAAATGTTCATCCAATTTGAAATAAGTAAAAGACCACTGATCTTTGCAATTGCAGTTTAGCTGACGACTGAGTTTTGAGAGAGcaggctaatgttagctaacttACAGACACTTACCGGTCTGAATGAGTCTTGAAATGATGAACAAAGTTGGACGTTGTAGTCTGGCTGTCAGAAATCTATGTTGAGCACGTCTTGCACGTCAGTTTGCCATTTTCCTTCGCATGTGAACTTTTTGAATCCGAAGGTGATGACTCTTGGCACAGCTCCAGCTGACATGACGATGCCAGTCTGATCTGAGAGGGTGTGCatcttgatgaaaaaaaaaatgtaaggtAGCGAGGAGCTTGACTGATTGACAGGGTAGTCATCCAGTCATAGCAATGCCATTGGATAACATGCTAGGCCTTTTTTTACAAGAAGTGTAACAACTCATTGACATGCATACTAGCATACTACTACAtatatggacttataaaatttaaatGTTAATACCTTTTTCACAGTAAGTCatataaacaccccccccccgtaccCCACTCTAGATCAGATATCCATCCATGTAAGACACACCTACTTATGGAAAAATTAATTGTGCGCCATTTTGACAATTAATAAAATCTGCTTTTTCGTTACTCCTTCGGTATATTTGATCCGATCTTAAACAGATTTATAAATACTGACATGTGTATGTAGGTGGCACCATAATCAATTTCACATTTTGGCGGACATCATAGAAACTGTTGGTTGTAGAAACAAAATTATTTTTTCCCTCAATTCCTTCAGTCAAGACACATCTGTCTTTATAAACCATAGCCATTTCCATCTGACCAGATTTTTCACCATTTGAATTTATTTCCTCAACTTTCTTATGGCTATGCCTTCTACAAGTTTAGTCCAATTTTCACCAAATTCTGCACATGGCCTCATTGAACCATTGTGCAGAAAAGTTATCCCTTGGTTCTTTGATATTCAGTACAGTTTTGCTATAATTTATTTCCAAATTTGAATCAGATTCCCATGGCCGGGGCTTATTTTACAAAATGTGCCATAAATTATTAACTATATGTGCTTTCGCTACCAAACTGGGTACATTAGTAGATACTATGTAGACCCTGGGCTACCCATAGAAATCATATTAAAATCCTAGGAGCAGCAACCCAGTTGGTTTCTATTGGTGCTTATTGAAGCTGGTTTTTGGGCCAAATCCAAGATGACGATTGGTCAGTTTATGGAAACATTGGCAGAATTCTGTGAAAAATTGCTACTGCAGGTTAAAACTGGTGTAAAAGCATACCAGCAAGATTTTATTTCGGCTTTAATGGTGGAATTCTGCTGTGTAAATCGTGCTCTCTGTCAAGTTAAGAGTCCTCAATGGCTGTAACAAGCAAGTAGATCACAGCTGCTTGTGTTTTGTATTGTATGTAAACCTTTCACAAATAAAGACTCAGATTATGTTTTATTCATTTTCCATTTAATGAGCTGCAGAAGAAGTTAATTTAATGCTAGATGCTAGCTTTGCTAACAATAGCGCGATCACAAATTGCTAACAACCTAATACTGATTAAAAAGTGCTGCACTGTCAATTTCAAACCACCAGCGCCACTTCAGGCACTGTTTACAAAATGTTGATCGATGATGTAAACTTTTTAAAAGGTGCAACATGTAGACAAATGGACACAATTATGCTCATACAATATGTTAAATTTGAAGTATTTTTATCATGAAATTCACTTCTAACGCTGTTCCATTGCGCAAGGTATTTTGGTTAAAGTGGTTTTTTAGGTAGGTTTTGGCGTGGTTAAGTTTAGATAtggatttgttttttttaaggctAGGTTCACGATTTGGAAGGGTGGGCATCCCTTCCAGCACGCTATTTAGTGACGACTTTGGAAGTGGTGCTTCCAAATTTTTCAAGGTCGTAGATTTTTCTGTAACACGAGGAAAGATGGCAGTGTCATCAACAAAGCTAAAATTGAAATGGAGGTGGACCTGGGATGATGAGAATGGTGTGGATGGGGAATAACTGACTGGACTATGTTGTATTCTCCACTACATTGCAGCAGCATCTTAATTTGTAATTTATAATAACAGTTTTAATAAACCTGTTATTATCTCACTGATCTGTATCACATTTTAAATGCAATGGTTTCCATCTGACATGAAAAATATCGCACTATTAAACCTAATGTTGCTGTGTGAAGAAAATCGTCTCCCCTCTCATGTATTAGCCTACAGCTATGATCTTTGTATGACTATGCATCCTGTCTCGCCTTCGTACTCCAATGCCcacatcaggctgaagaaggaacaATGTATAAGGGTAGGCTTGTTCAAATAACATTCAAAATATTTGCTTTTAAGTTTAATAAGCTTGGCAATTCCCAAAaaatacagggggggggggggaatagactGCTTGACATAGCAGTCTTGTGAATTTTTTCAAGAATATTTTTCCGCTTTAATCCCTCCAGGCAACTCTGTGACTACCTGGCAATGACAACATGCCCACTGTGATGCGAATCAGGGcttttgtaaaaaaataaaattaacacAAAAATTTGTAATGAGTACGCAAGTATGTCCCGTGTTAAAATGCTTCCAGTGTGATCACAGCCTTAAGGCAGGCTTCACGAGGCCACCATTGAGAGGGCAAGTGagtttaaattaaattaaattagtgAATTTAAATGTTATATATGACCTTAATGGTTAAAGGAAAAAACAGATTGCAGTTGTTTCGTTTCACTTTAATTTTCAAATTTGAAACGAATATTTAAATGTTGTCAACCTTAGTACAGGACATGACTTTAAAATGAAACGTCAAATGGTTATTTAATCTACATTTAGATATTGTCAGGAAATGTTGAGCCTCACCATGAACATTCTAATTCAGGTCGGATTATTGTGACTGTTTTCACATTCTGTCACAGGTGAAGCATGCAGAACTTGAAAATGAAGCTAACAATTGGGTTGCATTTTCATTTGAATTTTGTTCATTACAAACTTCCACAGTTTTGGATCATTGTAAATTACTGTTATTAAAATCCTAAACATGGAGTGTtgggaatcttttttttttttggtctttattATATCGTTTTCTCAATCTCCTTTTATGTCAGTCTGATCTTGTTCTTGTGTCTTTTTTCTCTTGAATTAAAACCGTCCAAGAATTAAAAACGTTCGAAAATTCCTGTGTACTTGTGCAAAATTAAGACCACATTTTGACTAAATATGAGACTTTTCCCAATGTAGTTCTCCTCATTAGTAGGGTCTTAAATATATGTGCTCTAGATAATCTGTATCAGTATTTCTGAGGTTCTCTGAATCTTGGAAATTTTAACCTCATTTGCTCCCAGTGTCTACCAGAGCTTCCTGTCCTTCACCTTCCCTCGTCTGCAAATATATGCTCACGCCTGTCtcctcagcagagggggaggactgCTTGTCATCCCTTGTAATAAAATTGACATCATTAACCTGCTCCTTGCCATCTGATCACATGAGCGTCACGATATGATGTGTAGCTGATTGTCTTGTCTTCAGGAAAACTGGAGTGCTTTTGCGCCAGATTTTAAAGAGCTGGATGAGAATGTGGAATATGAGGAACGAGAGTCAGAGTTTGACATTGAAGATGAGGACAAGAGTGAACCAGAACAAACAGGTGAACATCACACGTGTACATTTAACTCTAGCTACTGGAAGACTTTTAAATCTGTGAGAAAAATTACATGAAATTACCAGTGACTGATGAATTTAGTGTTGGGGGGGCTAATGCTTATAGTACTTACACTGCTATGGCTGGTTATCCTGACCaccttgtatgtttgtgtgtgtgtgtttttttttttcattactgTGGCATTAAATGTCTGTCCCAGGTGCTGATGCTGCAGAGGACGAAGAAGTGGATGTAACAACTGTTGATCCCATATTAGCGTTTTGCAGTAGGTGAGCATTTACAGCAATGTTGACAACATTTATGAACAGAATATCCCATATGTAGTTAAGATGCCGTGCCTGGCTGAGCCATCTATTGTACATTTTATAATCCTATTAATTTTTCTGGATTTAATCAATGTTATGCTGATCTCATTCTTCTATTTTGTTAAAGCAATTCAGttattatatttaaaaaaaaaaaagatagctaAATGCTTTGGAAAGGGCAgacgttttaaaaaaaagaaaagcaaaacagtTGTTTGTGAATTACAAAAGTTGCTCTACCTCAACCTAGTTATCTGTATCACCTGTAGTGATGAGGAGCTGGAAGACTACAAGGCCCTGCTCTACCTACCCATTGCTCCTGAGGTAGAAGACCCAGAGGAAAACCCCTTCGGCCCCCCACCAGATACCTCTGGCCCAAATGCTTCTGCAGAGGATGGCCCCGGGAGTGGGGACAAGAAGCAACGACAGCCATCCGCTGAGGGAGGCCCAGCTAAGAAAAAGGCCCGCACTACCACCATTGAACTGCAGGGAGTGCCCAGTGATGGTGAGATgattaaagaaagaaagacattttTGTTTTGATTATTTATAGATTTGCATGTAACATTTGATGCCACTCAGAAATAGATTGTGTAAGGACTGGGTTGGTAATACCTCAATACATACATCAAGGTATTGAtgttttcccaacccagtcctcaagcaccccctgtcctgcagatttttttttttttttttgggagcgatttttttctctctttttctacccaattgtacttggccaattaccccactcgtccgagctgtaccggtc
It encodes:
- the rbbp5 gene encoding retinoblastoma-binding protein 5 isoform X1, with protein sequence MNLELLESFGQNYPEEADGTLDCISMALTCTFNRWGTLLAVGCNDGRIVIWDFLTRGIAKIISAHIHPVCSLCWSRDGHKLVSASTDNIVSQWDVLTGDCDQRFRFPSPILKLQYHPRDLDKVLVCPMKSAPVLLTLSDSKHVVLPVDDDSDLNVVAAFDRRGEYIYTGNAKGKILVLNTDTQELVASFRVTTGTSNTTAIKSIEFARKGSCFLINTADRIIRVYDGREILTCGKEGEPEPMQKLQDLVNRTPWKRCCFSGDGEYIVAGSARQHALYIWEKSIGNLVKILHGTRGELLLDVAWHPVRPIIASISSGVVSIWAQNQVENWSAFAPDFKELDENVEYEERESEFDIEDEDKSEPEQTGADAAEDEEVDVTTVDPILAFCSSDEELEDYKALLYLPIAPEVEDPEENPFGPPPDTSGPNASAEDGPGSGDKKQRQPSAEGGPAKKKARTTTIELQGVPSDEVHPLLGVKGDGKSKKKTAGRPKGSKGKDKDFPLRAKSYRGDRPSHTIETLGSTGMGGGGGIKGRAEGGLATGAVVSQSYKPQDVGGMD
- the rbbp5 gene encoding retinoblastoma-binding protein 5 isoform X2, whose amino-acid sequence is MNLELLESFGQNYPEEADGTLDCISMALTCTFNRWGTLLAVGCNDGRIVIWDFLTRGIAKIISAHIHPVCSLCWSRDGHKLVSASTDNIVSQWDVLTGDCDQRFRFPSPILKLQYHPRDLDKVLVCPMKSAPVLLTLSDSKHVVLPVDDDSDLNVVAAFDRRGEYIYTGNAKGKILVLNTDTQELVASFRVTTGTSNTTAIKSIEFARKGSCFLINTADRIIRVYDGREILTCGKEGEPEPMQKLQDLVNRTPWKRCCFSGDGEYIVAGSARQHALYIWEKSIGNLVKILHGTRGELLLDVAWHPVRPIIASISSGVVSIWAQNQVENWSAFAPDFKELDENVEYEERESEFDIEDEDKSEPEQTGADAAEDEEVDVTTVDPILAFCSSDEELEDYKALLYLPIAPEVEDPEENPFGPPPDTSGPNASAEDGPGSGDKKQRQPSAEGGPAKKKARTTTIELQGVPSDEVHPLLGVKGDGKSKKKTAGRPKGSKGAVVSQSYKPQDVGGMD